The Tripterygium wilfordii isolate XIE 37 chromosome 23, ASM1340144v1, whole genome shotgun sequence genomic sequence AAGATTTTCAATTTGTTTGCATCTGAGCTGTGCAATTTCtcaatgtaattttgaattGTTGATTTTTGGATTGAATCTTAATCTGTAATATTATTCTGTTTGGCCAGTGACCAAGCATTGGTGGCATTTGTGATTTGCCTATTTGGTTCATGTAATCGGTAatcttatttattttgatttttttacaaCTTTACAAGCAGCCAAGCACTGGACTATTGGAGTGGTAATTTTGCTTGTTTTATACTTTGATATTTGATTAGTTTATTCATGATTGTTTCCAGGTAAATTAACTTATTTGGAGTGGTTGTTTAGCTTATTTGAATGgttgtttgtactttgtagggCTGATTATTTCAAGGTACATTTGATTTGGAATTGAAAGCACCGAACTACCGTAGCACTGGTAATCTGGTATTGCTTCATTTTATAtttcggtaaatttaccgattaTCAGTTACCAATACCGATTAAACAGTATACCGACTGATGATTTACTGATATTTATGGTAACGGATACGATTTTTGCAATACCGATATGATCTGTAATGGTAACGATAACAGTAATGCATGTTTGGTGACGGTTACCGTAACAACCCTAAGTAAAAAAATcagggttttgttttttattttattttaccttTACTTTTTGCAAGGAATAAATATTAGGGCTTGTTATATTGGTGGTATTGAAGGGAAATCAGCTGCTACTCAATTGTCAGATTCTTCCTCATTTAAGGACATGAAACCTGCTCCAAACTTGACCAGATGTTGGGACATACCTTCATGAGTCAATAATTGGTATTGTTCGGGAGTGCTATCAACTGCTGTGAAGTACTATACGGagttgtgagttataaaactatggtactgtttgacgcatcacttttaaaactatggtgcgatgctgtgaggtgcgtttaaGATATttaaattacgattatattagatgattaataatattaatataaaatcacttaacgtttacattgtatattaatctaaaataaaataattgacttaatttgattacgtggaaCAATTATATTGTAAGTATTTGAGAGTGCTGTAAGGTGAGATGAGGTGCTGCGAGGTAAAAAAACTACGATGCTGTGAGATGAATTCTACTGTAAAAGCATTTGACGTGTCATAAAAAACTGTGATGTTGTGAGGAGAGCTGCATTTAAATGCGCTGCCAAACATATACAAATGATCTTCCAAACGCCGACAACTCCATCTACCATCCGGTTTTTATAATAGCCGCGCAGTCAGTGCAGTTGAGTACCTTGACAAGAACAAGTGCAGGAGTATCTTCAATGCCTTCCTTCCATCACCTtgcaaacaaacaaatataCTTTACAATGACAATGCATATGCCATCACCCAACCAAGAACTCAAATCAGAGTGGTAGCATGCAACCCCTGGCCAGACTCCCATACAACTTATGGGGAAAGAAAATTATTAGGCCAAAGACCCATCTGTGAATGACACTTCAGACATCCCAATAATCAACAGCAGGATATTCCATCAAATAAGTATCACATTGACCTAAAAGCTACTTCCATCGGAAGTTCATAGAAAGCATAAAAAACTTCAAGACATCGATTCAAGCAACAGACCAATTCAGAGAGACTCTAACAGAGAAATGATTTACATCCATAAGATTTTTGTTTTGACATGATTTTTTATTCTAGTATTCTTTGCCAAAGCCATTAGCAGGCATTAATTATCAACAGAAACCTTCAAGAGAGTTGTAGCAATGTCATCATCCATCATACCATCGACTTCTAACAATAGAACAACCTCAACCacttaaaatacaaaaattattGAGGGCATCACAGTTAACCACTGATTTCTCGGcttcaaaaaaaattgcagaaaacaaaaattttgcatCTAAAGTTCTTGCTTTGAGTCGTGCAAATGACATGAGAAGCTTACAAATTCAATCTTCCCCAACCAATTTTACTGGGTGGTCCTCAAACATGGTAACCGGTGAAAGTAAACCCCCTTCCCACAATCTCACCGGCACAGTACCACGCAAAACACTCTAGTCCGAACAAAGCAGCAATTCCAGCGTCCTCAACCTTCACTTCCTGCCTGTTCTTCCACAAATTCTTGACAGCATCAAGTTCCTTCCAGAATGCATCATAGCGGGCAGGAATACTGAACATGAAGAAGTTCATGTAAGACATAGATAAAACAGGACAATGAGAATACTATATAGTCACAtagttcaataaaaaaaaaagaggtaaaaaaaaatataccccACAAAATAAAGGTTTAGCCAGAATACATGCAACTCAGCCATAGTCTTCTTTGAGCAAGTACCATCTAACTTGCGAAAGACGTATTAAATATACCCCACACAAATCCTATCAGCAGCAACCTCAAGTTAAGAAACACAGCCAAAGCTATTTCACTCAATTTTCatgaaataagaaaaaaaaccataaatatTACAAGTTCTTTCAAAAGCCGATTAAAAAGCATTGACTAATATCAATCATTGTTAATATCACCCATTATGAAGTATCCCATAGTaaacttgaaaaattcaaatcaaCCAAAGACTTCATAAGGctttttaatatataaaacAACGCTCTTGCAAGTGGGAATTTCTACACCAGATTCAATTATTCCGTCCATGaattgattaaaaaattatttaattatagcGGAACTAAATACTCAATTACTTGACATAGAAAAAAACCCATGATGTACGATTATGATGTGAAATCATGTGCTATGTAATGACAAATAATGATCACCATTAATGGCGCAAATGCCACATTATTAATTCATGTACAATTATGTACGAAAGAGTTCATAAAATATGGATTTGGATTGGGAAGATTTTGAATTCGATTCTTACTGGGAGTAATATTATTGTCGCCACACATTGGGTTTTGATctaacttatcatgtcgtcaggCAGAAAATTTATGTACGCAAGAGTATGACGATCTGAGTTTAAACctatatcggatgtccaaaataCAAACTTGTATGCATATAGCTAATTAAAACCTTATCTTAAACATTGCGCATCAATATTATACAAACCAGGCGCTGTACGCAGTCTAGATGAAAAATAATGTTAAACTTCCAATGGACCAAGGAACCCAATGAAACTCAAACCCAGAGTTATTTAGTCCAGATGTCGCataaaaaccaacaaaaaaagtgaaagtaAAATTTAAGATGAACTTGAGAACACACAAAGATAGATAATGTAATGTCAAACTTTAAAAACCCAAAGagccaaaaaaatatatatatatgagaaagcAAGCACAAGAGAGAGacactgaaaagtgaaaactgtCCTTTGGAAGGAACAAAACTGACGTCAAAACCAGAATAGCAGGTATCTCATGTAAGGCGAAGCATTGATCTAAAAGGGAGAATAGCAGATATCTCATGGAAGGTGAAGCACTAATCTAAAAGCCACGACACTCTAAACATCTATCAGGCCAAAACCAACAGGTGCAAGTCAATTTCATCACATAAGATCGGCTGACATATACCTGTGAAGAGGTGAGTTTAAGAATGAGGACTTGAGGCATAAAAGAAGAATTCTGGGAAAAAATGGAGGGAAAGAATTTAAGGAGAGAGACATTTCTAACACTTTGTTTAGGGTATAGAGTTTACGGTAGCATACTTCAATATTCCTATTCTAATTCTATGTCTAGGAAAAGCATGCATATAATACTTCAGTGGTGGGCCTCAACTACCATTGGTGCCAACATCAAACTTCATCATTTCCCATACTATTTGAAATCTACAGGAAATATTGTACAGGTCATTGTTTGAGTATCATTAATTATCACTGATTAAACATAGTAAGCTTGTGCTTCGCTCAAATAACAAAGGCACAATGGTTTGTTGTTAGTTGATTCCAAATTTTTAATATGCATCTAAATAAATTTTTGCAATATGTATTTATGATGTATAATATGCCTCACTACATACAAATAAAGCTGCAGGAAAGGTCAAGATATTGTTTTTGAACTACTGAGTTACCAttcgaaatttaaaaaaattataaaacccACACTTCAACCTAACCCAGCATGagcaattcaaacaaaaaagagaaatatgttttcAGCAGCATACAAGTCCCAAAAATTTTCATCAGGGAACTGAAAACATCAACTCAATTTCTttcttaggttcaaaattgtaatGCAGGATAAAAATGGAATACTTCGAATGCAGTAAGCACAAAAAAAGGTCCctcgaaaaaaaagaaagtttgaTAAATGCATAAACCACTAGCTTCTGTGTATTATATGCAACAAACGGAAAAATTTACAGACTGCAAAGACATAAAAATATGCCCATCTTTGATTAAATTATATCCCAACACACGTATGATGTCATAAAATGAATCATATAGCAGCATATGTCATCCAAATGTtacaaaaaatccactaaaaacACCTGAACATAAGCCATTTTCCCTTCTAAATCATTACGAACACAGACAGTGGTATGATCAAGTGATGGTATAATTGGCATTCACGTGAAAGAAACTTGGCTTCACTTTGGAATACCATAAAGTAAAAGTATGACATgacttcaaaagctcatatatcaaaagtaaaaataataataataataataataataataataataataattaacctAGCAAGACGAGTGTAAAACAGCTGCTTCGATAATTCATTGCATTTCTCCACTGTGGCGGGTTCCTGAATATATTGCTTATTCTGTTCCAACAACTGCTTGTAGTAAGAAGTTCCATGCTTGGCTACAAACTGTGATGCTTGACATGCCTTGGACTGCAACTGTAACAACTTTGATGCCATTAGCTACCTGATTTAAGCCTAGAAACAAACAAATGAGAAGAGTGAAAACATTTCATTGACCCTAATGTGGGCAAGCAGAAACTTCAATTACATCAGACCCCCAACAGAAATCGAAACATTTGACCAGTTTAAAACCCATATACCAGTATATgtataaatcaaaataagaATGATAAAGAAGTGATGGTACATCAAGTCGAGCACAATTATCCAAAAGCTTATTCAGATTCAAGGAACAACACACGGGCTTTAGCCAATTCTACAAAATGATATACTTTTAATCAGCCGAGGCTTAGAGTTATGCATCTCTGCCCTTAAATCCCTAATTGTCAAGTTTTACATTTTAGTCTAACAAAGATCAGATCTCCAATAACATTAACAAGCACCAATAAGAGCAAATCAAGTTCTAAATTACCATATCTAGGACCACCATTCCAACGTCTAGACCCTCATAGACAAAAATAGGCCATAGAAATCCAGATCTACGACAAACAATACAGAACCCTAAGATAGAACCACATAAGTGAATTATAAGAAATTATCGATATAGGCCGAGAATTAGAATTAGAATTCGATTCGTTCACCTTCGACGGTCGCGACTAAAGTGTAACAAGAGCGGCAGAGACACGGAGCGTTGGACCACGCTTCTCTCGCCGATAGCTTTTCCTGTGAAGAGCGAGAGAGACGAAGAGTAGTTTAACCTCATGGGGTTTTAggaaaattttatcacaatccacaaaaatattatttttacattattttttaaatataataaatttacattaaaaaattataaatttacacataaaattttaataaaaagatcAATTTACccttaatatataaattattattcgTACAAATTCTattattaagtttacacacattatCTTTTAACCCAAATTCAATTCATCCCCAcatgtttgggaatgctgtgaggtgctgtgatttataaaactgtggtgctgtgaggtgagttggaacacaaaaagctgtttggcgcatcacttttaaaactgtggtgcggtgcggtgtggtgctgtgaggtgcgtttggcatatctaaattacggttatattagatgactaataatattaatataaaatcacttaatgtttatattgtacattaatctaaaataaaataattgacctaatttgattacgtaggacaattcaacatacattgtaagcgtttgggagtactgtgaggtgtggtgaggtgttgtgaggtaaaaagctgtgttACTGTGacgtgagttggaacgcaaaagctgtttggcgtgtcaccaaaaactgtggtgttgtgaggtgtgttgcaactgaacgcagtgcaaacgcactgccaaacacccacaataacttatcctttaggctttgattctttttgatgtgtttt encodes the following:
- the LOC119992490 gene encoding uncharacterized protein LOC119992490 isoform X2; this encodes MVVLDMLQSKACQASQFVAKHGTSYYKQLLEQNKQYIQEPATVEKCNELSKQLFYTRLASIPARYDAFWKELDAVKNLWKNRQEVKVEDAGIAALFGLECFAWYCAGEIVGRGFTFTGYHV
- the LOC119992490 gene encoding uncharacterized protein LOC119992490 isoform X1, translated to MASKLLQLQSKACQASQFVAKHGTSYYKQLLEQNKQYIQEPATVEKCNELSKQLFYTRLASIPARYDAFWKELDAVKNLWKNRQEVKVEDAGIAALFGLECFAWYCAGEIVGRGFTFTGYHV